A window of Acinetobacter sp. TR3 contains these coding sequences:
- a CDS encoding LysE family translocator has protein sequence MDLSVIFAFWCVSILFVLTPGADWAYAILAGIKGQFVMTAVIGLVLGHLIAILCVAAGVGTLLNHYPILLSTMTIAGACYLFWMGISLLIRPVVISNETKQNQSLESAQSWLIKGVGISGLNPKVLLLFFALLPPFIHPKVALSPTAQIIVLGMIHLLSCAVVYILVGIAAKKLLSTRPQAVKIVSRISGSLMILIATILMIGQLS, from the coding sequence ATGGATCTAAGTGTAATTTTTGCTTTTTGGTGTGTTTCAATTTTATTTGTTTTAACACCGGGTGCAGATTGGGCTTATGCGATTCTAGCTGGCATAAAGGGGCAGTTTGTTATGACAGCGGTGATTGGCTTGGTGTTGGGTCACTTAATCGCTATTTTATGTGTTGCAGCTGGTGTTGGCACTTTGCTTAACCATTATCCTATTCTTTTAAGTACCATGACGATTGCAGGTGCTTGTTACTTATTTTGGATGGGTATAAGTCTATTGATTCGCCCCGTGGTGATTTCAAATGAGACTAAACAAAATCAGTCACTTGAATCTGCTCAATCATGGCTAATTAAGGGAGTGGGGATTAGTGGATTAAACCCTAAAGTGCTGTTGTTATTCTTCGCTTTATTACCTCCATTTATCCATCCCAAAGTCGCACTTTCCCCAACAGCACAAATTATTGTGTTAGGAATGATTCATTTGCTAAGTTGTGCTGTAGTTTATATTTTGGTTGGAATCGCAGCGAAGAAATTATTAAGTACACGACCTCAAGCTGTAAAAATAGTCAGTCGTATTTCGGGGAGCTTAATGATTTTGATTGCCACCATATTGATGATTGGACAGCTTTCATAA
- a CDS encoding Lrp/AsnC family transcriptional regulator: MDRIDKKIIAELQVNGRLSITELAERIGLSLSPCHRRVKALEESGVIKGYHADLEASQIGFNFAAIIFVTLKDGDKRALSSFEEKVSEIANVIQAQRLFGNPDYLLHVVTKDLASFQKLYDDSLSALPNVQRLTSTIVMKSVVTNRLLPL; the protein is encoded by the coding sequence ATGGATCGTATTGATAAGAAAATTATTGCTGAACTACAAGTAAATGGACGATTATCTATCACCGAATTAGCTGAAAGAATAGGCTTAAGTCTATCCCCTTGCCATCGCCGAGTGAAAGCTTTAGAAGAATCTGGGGTCATTAAGGGCTATCATGCCGACCTTGAAGCGTCTCAAATTGGCTTTAATTTTGCGGCAATTATTTTTGTGACTTTAAAAGATGGTGATAAGCGGGCTTTGTCTAGCTTTGAAGAAAAGGTCAGTGAAATTGCAAATGTGATTCAAGCACAGCGACTGTTTGGCAATCCTGATTATTTGTTGCATGTGGTGACCAAAGATCTGGCAAGTTTTCAAAAACTTTATGACGACAGTCTATCTGCTTTACCGAATGTACAGCGCCTTACCTCCACGATTGTAATGAAAAGCGTGGTGACTAATCGCTTACTTCCTTTATAG
- a CDS encoding efflux RND transporter periplasmic adaptor subunit — protein MASQTPQKTKKKIWFILAIIVVFLIIAVMFWQTNKAKSSANMEKRKGANSVEQKAALTVTVVQPEQQNWKQSFTANGNIAAWQEVVIGSELSGQRLTRVNVNVGDEVKRGQVLAEINSETIRADLAAAQASYAEAQAVLADAITNNKRIQQLKNTGAISAQESTQYQTSQATAQARLDAAKAQIESNQLRLAQTQVVSPDNGVISARTATVGSLAQTGQELFRLIRDHRLEWRAEVTSSDLYKLKQGMTARIISPDPAQATVTGKVRMIAPVIDPQTRYGLVYVDIPTTQAVRMGMFVKGEFDLGEKPALTIPQTALLLRDGFSYVFIVDHNNRVTQQKVTVGRRLGDRVEIMDLPTQVKLVSSGTGFLTDGDLVTVAKDIPDTPLSKQLVTTQEK, from the coding sequence ATGGCTTCTCAAACTCCCCAGAAAACTAAGAAAAAAATTTGGTTTATTTTAGCGATCATTGTTGTTTTTTTAATTATTGCAGTCATGTTTTGGCAAACAAATAAAGCCAAAAGCTCAGCAAATATGGAAAAACGCAAAGGGGCAAATTCAGTAGAACAAAAAGCAGCTCTGACGGTGACTGTTGTTCAACCTGAACAGCAAAATTGGAAACAAAGCTTTACCGCAAATGGAAATATTGCAGCGTGGCAAGAAGTTGTCATTGGGAGCGAGCTATCAGGTCAACGGCTTACTCGCGTCAATGTGAATGTTGGTGATGAGGTAAAACGCGGTCAAGTTTTAGCTGAAATTAACAGTGAAACAATACGTGCTGACCTCGCAGCAGCTCAGGCAAGTTATGCCGAAGCACAAGCTGTTTTAGCTGATGCGATTACCAATAACAAACGTATTCAACAGCTTAAAAATACGGGTGCAATTTCTGCTCAAGAATCCACACAATATCAAACCTCTCAAGCAACTGCACAAGCTCGTCTTGACGCAGCCAAAGCTCAAATTGAAAGTAATCAATTACGCTTAGCTCAAACTCAAGTGGTTTCACCTGATAATGGTGTTATTTCAGCAAGAACTGCCACGGTTGGATCTCTAGCACAAACAGGACAAGAATTATTCCGTTTGATTCGCGACCATCGACTCGAATGGCGTGCCGAAGTCACTTCTTCTGATTTATATAAACTTAAACAAGGGATGACTGCACGCATCATTTCTCCTGATCCAGCCCAAGCGACAGTTACAGGCAAGGTTCGAATGATAGCACCTGTGATTGACCCACAAACTCGTTACGGTCTGGTTTATGTCGATATTCCAACGACTCAAGCTGTTCGTATGGGAATGTTTGTGAAAGGTGAATTTGATTTAGGTGAGAAACCAGCATTAACGATTCCACAAACGGCATTATTACTGCGGGATGGTTTTTCTTATGTGTTTATTGTTGATCACAATAATCGTGTAACACAGCAAAAAGTCACTGTAGGTCGCCGTTTGGGTGATCGCGTTGAGATTATGGATTTACCAACACAAGTAAAATTGGTTTCTTCAGGAACTGGTTTCTTAACGGATGGGGATTTGGTCACTGTTGCTAAAGATATTCCTGACACACCTCTCAGCAAACAGCTTGTGACCACACAGGAGAAATAA
- a CDS encoding efflux RND transporter permease subunit produces the protein MNFSAWSIRNPIPGILLFIMLGLAGLLCFHWMKIQQFPDIELPMVTVSAALPGAAPPQLETEVARKIENSIASLQGLRNQYTNIQDGVVTVTAEFQLEKPLQEAVDDVRNAVSQVRSDLPADLRDPIVSKINLSGSPILTYTIQSPKMDEEALSWFVDYDIARAMLQVKGVGAVARVGGVTRQVDVELDPEKLLALNATATDITRQLRLIQQDASGGQTKIGGSEQSIRTIATVKTAAEIGAMDLALSDGRHIRLDQVASIRDGIAERRSAALLNGKPVIGFEITRSKGASEVDVEKGVAQALEKLKASHPDIKITEAFNFVKPVADNYKGSMSLLYEGAILAILVVWLFLRDWRATIIAATALPLSILPALIGMYYFGFTLNTVTLLAMSLVVGILVDDAIVEIENIIRHLRMGKTPYEAAMEAADEIGLAVIATTFTLIAVFLPTAFMSGIAGKFFVQFGWTAALAIFASLLVARLLTPMMSAYILKPWIGQIDKQDETVDNQAKLDHGTTKLARDRANDGRVMRGYMRLVTWCLNHRWVTLFGAIAFFVGSVMLIPLLPTGFVPPPDTGQTQVRLELAPGSQFVDTLKTAEYARNLIKDHHEIKSIYTTIGGGAAGTDPFSGGASSEPRKATLTIQITERSDRSASLQEIENQIRQRLAPLPGARIQVGLAGNNSQYQLALSGDDPEALMSTARQLERELRTIPNIGGITSSAALIRPELVIRPDFAKAADLGVTTYDIAETLRIATAGDFDQNLAKLNLSQRQVPVVIKLPLAARQDQELMKRLMIKGSHGPVMLGTIADVNIESGPSQIDRFNRLRNINFNIELNNQPLGDIATKVDQLPTMKNLPPTVKRTNIGDAEVMQELFSSFGLAMLTGVLCIYVVLVLLFKDFLQPITILVALPLSLGGAFVLLLLAKSSFSMPSLIGLIMLMGIASKNSILLVDYAIIARKEKDYSRLNALLDACHKRARPIIMTTLAMGAGMLPIALGIGTDPSFRAPMAISVIGGLITSTFLSLLVIPVVYTFIDDINRKLHSFRKTKPTSIEQS, from the coding sequence ATGAATTTCTCTGCTTGGTCAATCCGCAATCCAATTCCGGGCATTTTATTGTTTATCATGCTTGGTTTGGCAGGATTGTTATGTTTTCACTGGATGAAAATACAACAATTCCCAGATATTGAACTTCCGATGGTCACCGTAAGCGCAGCGCTACCGGGTGCTGCCCCACCACAACTGGAAACAGAAGTTGCACGTAAAATTGAAAACTCGATTGCCTCTTTGCAAGGTTTGAGAAATCAATACACCAATATTCAAGATGGTGTTGTTACGGTTACAGCAGAATTTCAACTCGAAAAACCACTCCAAGAAGCGGTTGATGATGTTCGAAATGCAGTGTCTCAAGTTCGTTCTGATTTACCTGCCGATTTACGCGATCCGATTGTCAGTAAAATCAATTTGTCAGGCTCGCCAATTCTTACCTACACCATTCAATCACCGAAAATGGATGAAGAAGCACTGTCATGGTTCGTTGACTATGATATTGCACGTGCCATGTTACAAGTGAAAGGTGTCGGTGCGGTTGCCCGTGTAGGTGGTGTGACTCGTCAAGTTGACGTTGAACTCGACCCTGAAAAATTACTGGCATTAAATGCAACTGCTACAGATATTACCCGTCAATTACGCTTGATTCAGCAAGACGCCTCAGGCGGTCAAACCAAAATTGGGGGCAGCGAACAGTCAATTCGTACTATTGCAACCGTCAAAACGGCTGCAGAGATTGGTGCAATGGATCTTGCGCTCAGTGATGGTCGCCATATTCGCCTTGATCAAGTTGCATCTATTCGTGATGGAATTGCAGAACGACGCTCTGCTGCGCTATTGAATGGTAAACCTGTGATTGGTTTTGAAATTACTCGCAGCAAAGGTGCCAGTGAAGTCGATGTTGAAAAAGGTGTAGCTCAAGCATTAGAGAAACTAAAAGCCTCACATCCTGATATTAAAATTACAGAAGCTTTTAACTTTGTTAAACCAGTTGCAGATAACTACAAAGGTTCGATGTCGCTTCTTTATGAAGGGGCAATTTTAGCAATCTTGGTGGTTTGGCTATTTTTACGGGACTGGCGTGCAACCATCATTGCTGCAACTGCCCTGCCACTGTCTATTTTACCTGCCTTGATTGGGATGTATTACTTCGGATTTACCCTAAATACCGTGACCTTACTCGCCATGTCATTGGTTGTAGGTATCTTAGTCGATGATGCAATTGTTGAAATTGAAAATATTATTCGGCATCTGCGAATGGGAAAAACACCTTATGAAGCCGCTATGGAAGCTGCCGATGAAATTGGTCTAGCGGTCATTGCAACCACCTTCACCTTAATTGCAGTATTTTTACCAACAGCGTTTATGAGTGGAATTGCAGGTAAGTTCTTTGTTCAATTCGGTTGGACGGCTGCATTGGCAATTTTTGCTTCTTTATTAGTTGCACGTCTGCTTACACCAATGATGTCGGCTTACATTTTAAAACCGTGGATTGGTCAAATTGACAAGCAAGATGAAACTGTAGACAACCAAGCAAAATTAGATCATGGCACAACAAAATTAGCCAGAGACCGCGCCAACGATGGACGTGTCATGCGTGGCTATATGCGTTTAGTCACATGGTGTTTAAATCACCGTTGGGTCACTTTATTTGGAGCGATTGCTTTTTTTGTCGGCTCAGTGATGCTGATTCCTCTACTACCTACGGGTTTCGTTCCACCACCAGATACAGGGCAAACCCAAGTTCGTCTAGAACTCGCACCCGGTTCACAATTTGTTGATACCTTAAAAACAGCAGAATATGCACGCAATCTGATTAAAGATCATCATGAAATCAAGAGTATTTATACAACCATTGGTGGTGGTGCAGCAGGAACAGATCCTTTTTCAGGGGGAGCTTCGAGCGAACCAAGAAAAGCTACATTAACCATTCAAATTACTGAGCGCTCTGATCGAAGTGCAAGTTTACAAGAGATTGAAAATCAGATTCGTCAACGATTAGCTCCACTGCCGGGTGCTCGAATACAAGTGGGTCTAGCTGGAAATAATAGTCAGTACCAACTTGCTCTTTCAGGCGATGATCCAGAAGCTTTGATGTCGACTGCACGCCAACTTGAACGTGAATTACGAACGATTCCAAATATCGGAGGTATTACCTCAAGTGCAGCATTGATTCGTCCTGAACTGGTGATTCGCCCTGATTTTGCCAAAGCCGCAGATTTAGGTGTGACCACCTATGATATTGCTGAAACTTTGCGTATCGCCACCGCAGGTGATTTTGATCAGAATCTAGCAAAATTAAACTTATCTCAACGTCAAGTTCCCGTTGTCATTAAACTTCCTTTGGCTGCTCGCCAAGATCAGGAGTTAATGAAACGCTTAATGATTAAAGGCAGTCACGGCCCTGTGATGTTAGGAACGATTGCAGATGTCAATATTGAAAGTGGGCCATCGCAAATTGATCGCTTCAATCGTTTGCGTAATATCAACTTTAATATCGAACTGAATAATCAACCATTAGGGGATATTGCCACTAAAGTCGATCAACTTCCAACCATGAAAAATCTACCGCCAACAGTTAAACGTACCAATATTGGTGATGCTGAAGTCATGCAAGAGTTATTCTCAAGCTTTGGTTTAGCAATGTTGACAGGTGTATTGTGTATCTACGTTGTTCTTGTTCTTTTATTCAAAGACTTCCTACAACCGATCACAATTCTGGTCGCTTTACCTTTATCTCTTGGCGGTGCATTCGTATTATTGCTTTTAGCAAAAAGTAGCTTTTCGATGCCAAGTCTCATTGGTTTGATTATGTTGATGGGGATTGCAAGTAAGAACTCGATTCTACTGGTTGATTACGCCATTATCGCAAGAAAGGAAAAAGATTATTCTCGATTGAATGCGTTGTTGGATGCCTGCCATAAGCGAGCACGCCCAATTATCATGACGACTCTAGCAATGGGCGCAGGTATGTTACCGATTGCGTTGGGTATTGGAACAGATCCGAGTTTCCGTGCACCAATGGCAATTTCTGTTATTGGTGGGTTGATTACCAGTACCTTCTTATCGTTATTGGTTATTCCTGTAGTCTATACCTTCATTGATGATATCAACCGTAAATTACACAGCTTTAGAAAAACAAAGCCCACATCAATTGAACAGTCTTAA
- a CDS encoding glutathione peroxidase produces MSNIYQFEAELLEGETKALADYKGKVMLIVNTASKCGFTPQFAGLEKLHEKYKAQGLEVLGFPCNQFGGQDPGTNKEIGAFCQRNYGVSFPMFAKVDVKGPEAHVIFRFLTREAKGILGSRNIKWNFTKFLVGRNGEVLGRYAPTTKPDALEADIENALAKK; encoded by the coding sequence ATGAGTAACATTTATCAGTTTGAAGCTGAATTGTTAGAGGGAGAAACAAAAGCGCTCGCTGATTATAAAGGCAAGGTCATGCTAATTGTAAATACTGCAAGTAAGTGTGGTTTTACGCCACAATTTGCAGGACTTGAAAAGTTGCATGAAAAATATAAAGCTCAAGGCTTAGAAGTTTTAGGGTTCCCTTGTAACCAATTTGGTGGTCAGGATCCCGGCACGAACAAAGAAATTGGCGCATTCTGTCAAAGAAATTATGGTGTAAGTTTTCCAATGTTTGCAAAGGTCGATGTAAAAGGTCCTGAAGCACATGTTATTTTTCGATTTCTAACGCGTGAAGCGAAAGGCATTTTAGGTAGTCGCAATATCAAATGGAACTTCACCAAGTTTCTTGTTGGGCGTAATGGCGAAGTTTTAGGGCGTTATGCTCCAACGACTAAACCAGATGCCTTAGAAGCAGATATTGAAAATGCATTAGCAAAAAAATAA
- the msrB gene encoding peptide-methionine (R)-S-oxide reductase MsrB gives MGKVNKTDREWQRELSSEEYRITRQKGTEPAFTGQYWNNKQHGIYVCRCCGAELFSSETKYDSGCGWPSFYRAIDSVAIEEHEDLSHGMVRTEIVCHDCDAHLGHVFEDGPQPTGLRYCVNSASLQLKTEEKNDEETYP, from the coding sequence ATGGGAAAAGTCAATAAAACAGACCGGGAATGGCAAAGAGAACTATCATCAGAAGAATATCGCATTACTCGTCAGAAAGGTACAGAACCAGCATTTACAGGACAATATTGGAATAACAAACAGCATGGTATTTATGTCTGCCGATGTTGTGGTGCAGAACTATTTTCATCTGAAACGAAATACGATAGCGGTTGTGGGTGGCCGAGCTTTTATAGAGCAATTGATAGTGTGGCGATAGAAGAACATGAAGATTTATCGCATGGTATGGTCAGAACGGAAATTGTCTGCCATGATTGCGATGCACATTTGGGTCATGTGTTTGAGGATGGCCCACAGCCGACAGGACTGCGTTATTGCGTGAATTCGGCATCATTACAACTTAAAACAGAAGAAAAGAATGATGAGGAAACCTATCCATGA